AGTTGTGAAGGCACGTTCTAGTAACCGCAATTATGGCCGTTCTGAAATTATCCTTCCTCTCAGTTGTGAAGTGCGCGATTTCCTTATGGCTTGTGCGTGCGAGGTTGATGCGCATCTTAAAGGTGTGAAGTAATGGAAGGTGACTTAACATGACGGATTCTTTTGAGAATGTTGGCATATTGAAACTTGCTAGTACGGGGCGATCCTACAAGCTTGAGTATTTAGGCTTCATCTCGGCCTATGTTAGCGTGAAGGATGTGGAGCTTGTGCGTCAGGGGAAGAAGAAGACAGCTACGATTTTCAAAGTGAAAAGGAGAGAGTAAGATGGCGGATCCAAAACCCGCGTTAGCGTTGCTTGTCATTGTAGGCTTAGTCTCTCTCTTCTGTTGGATCGCATTGCCTCAGGTGATGAGAAGCGCCACAACGATTCACGGCAACGTAGCGTTTCAAATATCTACTTACGTCTTGTTTGCTGTTCCCCTGTTGCTAGTTGGCTTGGTTGGTTTTATTCTATTCGTGAAGAGTAGGGAATCAGATTGAGAGCGCGATTGCAGAGAAATGATGTTCTTTTCATATTGGACTTGCTGAAAAAAGAGAAGGAGAGGCATGACGTTGAAATGGAAGACCTGCGACAGGAGATAGACCTCTTGGAAGTTTGGGTTAAAAAATGGAGGTGGAGGTTGATTAACTATTCCTATTTCGAGTTTCGAGATGGCTTCAATTTTATGAAGGCTCGACTTGCTTATTTGAAAAGTCAACAAAACTTCATTAAGATGTTTACGTTCTCGCGGGCGCTGCACTATTTAACTAAGCGATATGAAAGCTTGCTAAGAGGTAAGGCTGGAAGACCGTTGGGCGTGACTGATTGGGGTAAGCATGACCTTGAGGCAGTTGTTAAAGAAAGAAAGCGTCCATAATCGTTGAAATTGTCAAACTCTGCTACTTATACCATTTATATATATTATCTCTATCTAAGAGAGAAATAGGCTTTCTTTTGAATCAAAAGCTTGTAAAGCATGGGTGTTTAACCTTTTGCACGAAAGCTTTAATAAAGCATGAACGCCTATGTATTTCGCGGCTAGGTAACTAGCCAGTAGAAGGCGATAAAATGGAAAGTCTGAAAATGAAAAGAGGAAGCACTGGAAGAAAAGGATACTGGGCATCACATCAATACTCAAGACGCGCAGTGGTTGACCTAAATGGCAAAGAGTTCTGCGGTTGGGGAGCATTGGCTAAGATGTGCGAAGCTGCTATGGACACTTCACGGTACACTTGGGAGCAACAGTTTCTATGCGAAAGAGACAGAGCGTTAATCGCCATACTATTCTTGACGGGAGCTAGAGCCGACGAAGTTGTTAGGCTAAGGAAGTCTATGTTTACTTTCGACGAAGCATGGATATACGGGAAAATGATTCCAGTTGTCAAGTCGTGGCGATATGTGGATAGCAAGAAAACAAGAGTGGAAAAGCAAGCGCGTGGAGAAAAGCCTAGAACAAAGACCCTAAAGAAAACGCGCGAGATAGTTTTTCCCCGAAGAGAACCCTTAAGCGAAATATTGATAGAATGGCTAGATCAAGTGCAAGACTACCTATTCCCCTCAAAGTTTCACCGACACCGAAAACACCTAAGCCCGATACGCGCCTACCAAATAGTATGCGATTTAGCAGAGAGAACAGGCTTCGATATGTGGCCTCACCGACTAAGATCAGAACGCGCTAGTCAACTAGGAAGCGAATACGGATATAGAACAAGAGACATAATGCGGTTCTTCGCGTGGGAGTCTGAGAAAACAGCAAGACGCTACGTTCACGAAAGCATAGAAGACATGAAAAAAAGAATCCCCGAAATAAGCTACAACCTTTCAGTTAAGGATTGGCTACTGACTACCTAACTTACTTATTATCGTTTCAAAACTTTCATTCCAATCTTTAACCATAAGGTTTGGAAATGACCAAGTTGCATGGGGATTATAAAATCTGTCCAGACTTATGGTCTTAAGGTTTGTGCAAAAGTGTTTTAGCCCGGCTAATATTACAAATTCCATGTAGTAGGGGAGCCCCATGAACATTGCGAGGTCATACGGGCCCATTCCGTCTAACCCTTTCCATTCTGGGTCCTTAATCCTATTACCAATGTCCATTGCAGACATCCAAGCAGCGGGTTGAAAGCCTCTCTTGATAAATTCGATTGTCACGTGCGCTGTGGCTACCACAGGGATTCCAGCAGTCTTGCTCATGCGGATTACGTAATCAATCATTTTGACATCATCTGAATAATCCTCAGCGGCCAGGTGTCCGACGACGAGGATGGGACGCTTTGCTCTATGCACCATTGCAACCACCACCTCAGGCTTCAAGATGATAAGAGCTTTCTTGGGACCCGCGATCTCAGCTCTCTGCCACGGTTCTGCCTTCACACCCATGTCATTCACCTTTCCTCTTTCTGATGAGTCTAGGTAGCAACGTTGGGTCAGGAATTCTCGTCTCCTTCCATCCCTTTTCCTCCAGAACCTTGAGAACCTCCTCTTTCATGGTGATAGGTATGTCAGCTTTGTTTCGGACGAAGAGGTGTATGTCGTCAGGCATAACGCCGTAAAGACGCCTGTGCAGGTCGATGTAGTGGGTTAATTTTATGGCGCGACCCTTAGTAGTATCGTTGGGTCTCATAACAAGCTTGGCTATCAACACCATGGCCTCCTCTTTGGTTTCAACCGCAGTAAAGAGATGCTCAGGAGCTGGACCCCCGTAAACTTTATCGCCGGTTCTGGCGTCATATACATACCAATCTTCCTTCTTGTCTTTTCTCCCGAGGAGCATACGACGATACTTAGATCCATGAGGCCCAACGATTACAGGTACGCCGAGCCTCCAGAAGCCTGAGGCTATTGAGGCAGCCTTCTGAGACATGGCGCCCCAAGCGACTCCCACTGCCCCCACCCGGTTAAGGACGTAATCAGCGATCTCCTCGTAGTTAGCCCGCAGTTTTCTCTTTGCGAAGATGCTTGCGATTTTGATGGCTGCCCCAGCTATGTGGGGATTGGAAACGCATGAACCCACGTTGAGAATGCCACCAGCCTCAAAGCTACCCGGATATTTCTCGTAAAGAGTCTTTCCCTCTTCATCCTTTACCATGGCTATGGACATAGCTGCACACCCTGAGGTGACAACGATAAACCTACGCTTAGCGAACTCCTCAGCGATCTCTGCAACCTCTTTTCCACCGCGGGGGTAGTTGGCGCATCCTACTAGAGCTACTATTCCTGGAATCTCGCCAAGAACTATGGGTCCGCCGACTTGCCTTATTTCCACATCTTGAATTGCACCCCGTCCAACCCGTATCTTAAACTTCTCTTCTATCAGCGATTTTTCTCCAGCCTTTATCATAAAGCTGTGCAGGGGGAAGTCGTTGGGACAAGCGCTATCGCAACGGGCGCAGCCCACACAGTTCTCGAGAATTTCAGCAAGTGGGTTAAGGTCGCCCTTTGCTGCTGCTTTCATAGCCTCGGGGATTGGTTGATTGTTTGGGCAGGCTCGCATACATTCGTTGCATTGTGTGCATTCTTGAGCAGCTTTAATAATTTCTTCTCTCTTGGGGATAATGTTGAATTTCTTTCGCTTTGGGGCAATGGCTGTCACAGTTTCAACCGCGACTTCTCCAACCTTCTCTGGGTCTAGGATGAGCACTCCAGGAACTTTTCTCTCTACCAGATCTGATATTATTCCCTCTGCGGGGCTGTCTGTTCTGTTTTCAAGTCCCAGACAGCTTTTTGAGCTTGAGGCGATCACTGGTGTCTTGATTTTTTGAGCCTCGATCAAAGTGTCCGCGCGGATACACTGCTCGTCTACTACTATTAAATCGGGTAATCCGCTCCTGATAAAACGCAATTGCCAAGATATCGGGCCTATTATCTTAGCCATAGAGGGACTGTACCTGGTCATATCGATGGCTGTGCAGCATATACCTACAACTTCGACGGCGTTATACATTCCCTTGTCTTTTAGGTAGTCGATTATTCCTACGGCGGATGGCATGTTGTGACCAATGACCAATATCACAGGTTTAGAGACATCTGCTACACCCCAGCCTATCTCAGTTAGGGCTGCTTCTGGGTCTCCTTTTGGAAGACCATAGGCTGAAATCTGTGCCATATCTGCTATTTCCATGCCAACTTGATCTACCATTCCTGCGTGAAGAACTTTAGACTCAAAGTCTAGGTTGCTTCCTTCCTGTCCCGTATGAGTGGCCGAGAGAAGATGCGTAAGCTGCTCCTCGCAATAGTCAAGAGCGCCCTCTACATCTTTGAGCGTCTTAGGCCTGATACCGGTAACCAGACGGGTTACTGGAGCTTCCACTTCGATGTTAATCCCTCCAACGTCAATGGGGCAGTTTCGACCAAATTTCTCTGTCAGGTGTTTAACTAAGTGCCTAGCATGTGCAATATGAGTGGCGGCTCCGATGCAGCAGGCAAGGAGAACCATACGAGACTGCTGGGCTGCCATATCCAACCCACAAGCGCCTCGCTTGTCTCCGGTAAGGTCGCATTTTCCGAAGGTGCAAAGGCAGCAGACATCACAGAAGGGTAGATAGAAGGGTTTGTATCGTTCGAGAAGTTTGAAGTCCCATTCCCGCAGGTCGGTTATAGATGGTAAAGGAGTTGGGCCAACTGGCTCAGTCCAAGTTTTGTCAAGAATCTTGCCAATGGACAATTCAACGTCCTTCAAGACAGTAACATCTGTTTTCAATTCTTTTGCTTTCAAAAACAAGTCTTTTTTAGCCAATATCCATGACCTCTGACATATTTACAATCTATATTTAGAGTGTAGTAAATTGCCAAGAATCTTAATTAACCTTTCGCGTATGCATCTCCTGCTTCTTTTCTTCCATTTTGAGGAAATCTTCATTCCTTTCAACGATTGCTTTTCCACTTTTTAGGTTTATAAGTTCTGCAAAAATTTTCAATGAGACGTTTTAACTAGTTTAGTAACCTGCTTCTGCCATGAACTTTTTCACTGAAATGTATGCAAGGGATGAGGAAGAAAGTTCAAGTAAAGGTTTTCCAGAGAAAACATAGTCTTCGACGTCTTTGTCGTAGGCGATTTTCCCCAGATATTTCAGTTTTATTCTTTTTTTAACTTCTTCTTCTAGTTTCTCTGGAACTCGATAGCCCGCGATAACGTAGAAATTTTTGAAATCGATCTTAACCTCTTTGGCGACTCTGTATGCTCTCTCAATGTGGTTGAAGGATTTCTGGGAAGGATCTATTATGTCAAATATGACGTCTACCTGAGAAGTTATTCTTCTGTTTAGGTGCTCTAGTCCAGCTGGAGAATCAACGAGAACGTATCTGTAGGTCTTCGTTAACCTTTCCAAGGCTTTTTTCAACGCAGCGTCTGGTAAACAGTAACAGCCTTCCATAAATTTTGTACCAACAGCGATCAGATCAAAAGAGTCTCCTTCATATAGTCCCTTTTCCCAGATCGTACTTTCTATTCTTTCTGAAGGAGGTACTCCGACTGTGGTGCCTCCTTTCTCCTTAAAAGTTTCAAGCAATAACTCAGATATTGTCTTCTTCCCCTCTTCTTTAAGGTCTATTCCAACCATTTCTCCCAAGTTTTGATCAGGATCTACATCTACAAGAAGGAGGGGAATTTCGCCGATTTCAATGAAGTATTTGGTCATGAGAGAGACAAAAGTTGTTTTTCCGCTTCCCCCTCTACCCATAGAGACAATTGTTTTCATCTAACTCATCTTTCTCTGTGTTTCTTCTGCCAATTCTTATACTTTGCGCGTCTGTATAAATTAGCGCTGGTGTATTTCTAAAAGCGTGTGTTACTGTAATTGCTTTGGCTCACAGCTATATGAGCAATCTTTGCATCCTTTGCAGTTTTCGGGGTTAGCAGGATTAAATACTCATCTATTATCTCCAAGCGCATGCAAATAAACATGCATACATGCTGTTAATCTCATACTACCGTCTGATCTGGATGATTCTCGCACCCAAATTTTCAATAGTTCGTACTGCAGAAGAATCTTCATATTTAAGCGGCGTCTCTCCTTGCATCTCCGCCTTTATGACTTGTTCGTCGAAAGGCACGAAATCCAGCATGTTCAAGCTGTTGTTTTCAGCGAATTTCTTAATCGCGTCCTTCTGCGGTTCGCTTGCCACCTTATTCCCTATTAGAAAAACCTGTTTAATGCCTGCTTCCTTGGCTAGTCTATGGATGTGCTTAGCAGTTTCCAAAGATTTTATGCTAGAGTCTGTAACGATCAACATAGTGTCGACATGCTTCGCGGTTCCTCGACCCAAATGCTCGACACCTGCTTCCATATCGAGAAGCACCACCTCGTCCCGCTCCACTACCAAATGGCGAAGCAAAGCACGAATAACAGCATTCGCAGCGCAAGTGCACCCCGAACCCATCGATCGTACTGTTCCCATCACTATCAAATTCACATCACAAGGAGTTTGAACAGAAAAGTCACGAACAATGTCGTCTACAGTGAAAGAAAGGCGATAGACGCCTGAGACCCCAGTGTTTGTTTTTGATTCAACTAGCTCTTTGTTTTCTGATATCGGCACTAAATCTCGTGCTTTCTTTAGCGGTAGACCCAAGGTTAGGGCAAGATTCGGAGAAGGATCAGCATCAATGGCAATTGTTTTTAATCCTTTGCTGGCGAAAGAACAGGCAAGGGCTCCTGCAATTAAGGTTTTGCCCACTCCGCCCTTCCCAGAAACCGCTATTTTCACTCGATTTCCCTCGTTTTCACCCTTTTTTCTCTTAGTGGCTTATTTACGTTTCTTGAAGTAGAGCAGATCTTCCTTTTCGCAGATATATTCGAAGCCTACCTCCAGCAATTCCTGAATTTCCTTCGAGGTCTTAGCTACTTTCACAGTGAAAGCATCACGGGTTTCTTTGAAGATTGCTTCCGTGAGCTGAACGTAGAGGAGCGTTGTTTCGATGTTTCGGTGTCCTAGAAACTCTTTGACGTAGAGAATATCTTTAGTGTCATGGTAGAGCATTGTTGCTTTCCAATGGCGGAGTGTGTGAAAGCTTATTTTCAGCAATCTAGGATTCTGAAGTTTTTTTGCCAATCTTTTCCTAGCCAGGTAAAATGATGATCGCTTATTAGCTGCTGATGGTCCAAAGACTTTCTGATCTTTTCTTTGCAGAGTGTTAAGCATGCCTAACAGTTTGCTGCTGACTTTGAAGATTCTTGGGTTGCCGCCTTTCTCTGGTTTGTTCAATGTTATGGTTTGGCGTTCAAAGTCGATGTCGCTCCATTCAAGTCTGTTAGCTTCGCCTTTTCTCATAGCTGTTTCCTTCAAGATTTGAAGAAACGTTGCTGTCTTCTTGCCGCAACCAGCGATTAAAGCATCGATTTCTTCTCCTTTTGGGATGAAAGGCAACTTGCGTGTCACCTTACATATTGGTGGCTTCCAGGTTTGGTCGTGCATTTTCAAGAACAAAGTATAAGCAGCAATGGCGTTGTGTCTTCTCGCGTTGCTCCATTCCTGTTCCGCTATTGTTTCTTTTACGCTTTCAGGGTTCAGGACATCTGCGCCTCTTTGCCAAAGCACTTTGAGAACGGTTGTGTTTACTCTGATTGTTGTGTCTGCGTACCCATTCTTTTTCATCCACCATGCGAATTCAACAAGCTTTCCTTTGACATTGGCTTCTGTTGGCTTTGTGGCTCCCGCAAGCCCTTCTCTAAGCGGTTCTACTTTGGTCAAATTTCTCACTAGCCCATGGGCTTTAGGCTTAGCGCCTATTTGACAAGTAAAACCTATGCTTGAAGGTCTATTTTTGTTTTTGGAGAAGCGGACGCCACAGTCTCGGCAGAGCCACCGTTGCACGTCGTCATAGTTTGTTTTTCGTATGCCATCTTTCCAGACGCGCTGCGACGTACATTCTGGACATTTAGGCATGGTGGACGCGAGAGCATCGTTCGAACTCGTACTATGCCTTTCTTGAGACTTGTATGACGAACACCTAGCTTTTCTGCTCTGCAGATCCACCACTACCCGAAATCACCTTTCTCTGAGAGTCTCTAAACTATCAGCTAAGCATCGAACTGCACAGACTTCGATGTTCCACCCACCAAGCGCAACCCTTCCGCATACAAGCGTTGCCCCGCAGTGGACACCACTTCAACTCAATTTTCTTCTCTGCTTCTTGATTACTCATTTTTATTTCTCCTCGCAAATTTTAAATCCAAAAAAAAGGGAGTGTTTATGTGACAAAGAAGCGATCTCTGCAACTACGCCTTACAGGGCACACTGAGCATATCACAGCGTCAATCAGATAATGGGTCCCGTAGCAAAATCTTAGTCGCTTGGCAAGTTTTTTTGAGGCTCCACGTAGCAGGTCCAGAAAACCACTTGCTTCTCTTCGCCGCGTATAGTCTGCGTTTCCAAACTAGCCTTCGCCTTCTTGTTAAGCCACAGCTGACTGTCTTCGCCGAAGCCTCGAACAAGCCTGTCCCAGCTTGTCGTGTTAAACGGCGCGGTGAACAGTTCACCCGTACGTTCCAACTTTACAACCGCATACCCCTGCTGTCCATACTTGCCATCTTTAATGTACGGCTCTTCGAGGACCATGATTAAATCGTCGTTCTGCAAGTGTTCAGGACGCAAATAAGGCGGTTTCCCAAGAAACTTTAACTTAGCCGTTGTTTTTCACCTCCCTTACGCTTATACGTCATGCGCTGGCGTGACCTTGAACCCTTCAGCACGTACTGCTTTTCTGGAAGTAACTGGTCTTCAATCTCGCAGATTTCCTTAACAATTGCCTCCCGACGTGCCAAAATACGCTTAACAATCTCAACCTCTTTTCTGTCAGCTAAAACAGCTAAAGGCTGACGACCAAGTTTAACCGACAACTTCTCATCTCCTTCAACCAACTTCGCCGCGTAACTATCCAGAAACGCGCCACTCCTCAAAACAACCCGCATACTTTGGCGAAGCTCATTCTCCTCATGCAGCAACCGCGCTAGCTGCGCCCGAAGCTTAAGCTCAGACTCACACCCCTCCTCAAACCACAAAAGAAGAGCCTCATTTAAAACACGGTTCAAACTCAAACCCTTACGCCAAACCCTATCCACAAAAACCCAAACACTAACCCAAGGACGAAACCGCACAGGCGCACGCTGCCTGCTACTCCTACATCGAATAGTAGGACTATTTCGACTCTTGCGTTTCGGGGGTTCTGCGAGGTGCTTCTGCCATTCAGGGCGCTTAACAACCTTCTTTTCACACGTTTTTTTAGTCCTACTACGTGATGTAGGTGTAGCGAAAGTTTTATCTAGTTTGTCTTGACTGTTCATATTTGGTGTTCCTCGCACCTTTTTTTTATTGGAGTTTCTGTTTTAGTTCTTTAATGTCTGTTAGTGCGTTTTCGCCTGGCTAGAATTTTGAGTAGTTCAGCGCGATCTACGAGAACTTTGTCAGCGACGGTCACTTTTTGCGCCTCTTTTTTTTAGCGCGGTGGATGCGTTGTCTCTCAGCCCAGTAATCACGCATAACTTTCGGATGTTTGAATTTCTTCTTCATTCCAAGTCAATTACTTCAAATTGGTAATTGACTTATATTCAATTTAGGAACATAATCACCGTTTGAATAGATATGTTCAAAGAGCTATGGAAACATGGACTGGTTTGAAATGGAAAAACTGTTCAACGAAAAAGACGTTCAAATAATGAGGAATGTGATATTTGGCACATATAAGAGTAAGTATGCATTGGCAAAAGCTGTGAAAATCCCTATTGCTACTCTTTTAAGAAAAGTAAAGAAACTTGAAGCTGTTGGAATGATTGTTCGTTTACCTGAAGAAGCTGTTAAAAAGGATGGGTCTCCTGATAAAAGAAAAGGGCAAAGATGGGATGTAACTATTAAAGGCTTAGTGTACCTGCTTGTGAATGATCACCTTAAAGATAAAGATATAGAAAACGGACTTATGAGACTGTTTTATTCTGCTAAACTGCAAGCTATTCAAAGGATTATGAAAGCGGAGGGATCTAGAGCTGCTATCGTTTCTAGCTTTATAGATGCTATGTTCGAGTTACGCATGAAAATAAACTTTCAGCATTTCAACAAAGAATACGTTGTTAACCTTTTTAGCTCTTTTTTTGAGCAAGCTCTCTGGAAACGATTTGACAAAGCGTTAGATCCTATAGAACTTAAAAGACTAGTAAGGAACTCTGGAAAGAAAAGCGCGATTCTGAAGTGGTACACTGCCAAATTAAAAGATGCAAGGTTACAGAGGAAGGACGCTGAAAATAAGATAGATGCATATAGAAAGCTTCTCAGCTTCGTTCGAAGTGTCCGTTAATTTTTTGATGACGCTTGTCCCTATTTTACTTGGTATGCATGCTCTGCTTTGCGTGATGGGGGTCATGGCTATGATTCTCATTAGCAAGGGAAGAAACAGCTAACCCCTCTTTTTTTTGCGGTAGAGCCAACGAGCCACATAAAATATAGCTACTGCAATTAGTATGTACCCTATAACATTGCCGATGACGTAGCTGGGCGATAGGTCGTTAAAGCTCAAACACTTTCACCTTTCTAGTATTGATAATAAATCGCTTGGTTGTAATATGGCTTGAACCACACAACATGGTTTTGCTCGTCTAACATTATGACAATTCCATAGGGGTTTTGCTTCCAGCTTTCTTTAAATTGTTCCCAACTGTCCATTTTGGTAAGGATCAGCCCTGAGTCTCTAGCTGTTTTAGACCAAACACCCCAGTCATATTCTCGGATGGAGTAACCGTTGCTTAGTTCATTTTTTATTTGTTGTCTCATATCAACAGAGGCGCGTGAGGGGGAATAAAACTTGAAGAAGACAAGTAAGGCAACTATGACTATTAGGGCGATGAGGAGAATGTATGCCTTTTTCGCTTTCACTTGTCTCTCTCTCTCCTATAATAAATTATAAATATAACTCTTTTTTACTTGCAGAATTGGATTAACTTCATGCATGCAGAACTTCATTTTTAACTACAAGAAAACAAATAACCTATCTGAAGATAGTCTTATTGTCTGTGGAGGCTTAGAAAACGCTTATTCGGTATCTCCGAAAAATGTTAAAAGTGGCAAGGCAAGGTGATGCGAGAGAAGAAAGCTACTACTCTGCACTAGAAACTTTGTTAAGTGACTTTGCGATTTCCAAACGTAAAAAGGAAATTCGTGTTACTTCTCAACCCAAGAAAACAGATGCAGGCAATCCAGACTTTAGAGTATGGGATGGAAGGCAAAAAATCGTAGGATATGTAGAAGCAAAAACACCAGACAAAAACCTTGATGATGTTGAAAAGACAGAACAAGTGAAACGCTACAGAACCACATTCCCAAATTTCATACTAACAAATTTTTTTGAGTTCAGGTTCTATAGAGGTAGCTCTCTTGTTGATAAAGTAAGAATTGCTGACCCTATAGCAATCCATACTTTGAAAGGTATTCCATCAGTTACAAATGAAGAGGCTTTTGAGAACCTATTAGAGAAATTCTTCTCTTTCTCTTTTCCAAGCATTACGTCAGCTCAACCCCTTGCAGTGGAGTTGGCAAAAAGAACCCGATTTCTACGAGACGAGGTAATTGCTGAAGAATTAAGAGAGGCAGAAAAGAACGGAATTGGGAAAATAATTGGTTTTTACGAAGCATTCCAGAGATATCTCATTAGGGGATTAACAAAGGAACAGTTTGCGGACTTGTATTCGCAGACAATTACATATGGTCTCTTTGCTTCCCGAATGCGTTGTGAAGGAGATTTCAATAGAAGACTTGCAGTTTATGACATTCCCCGTTCAATAGGGATATTAAGAGAGATGTTTGAGTTTATCTCTTTGGGAGATTTGCCTCCTCAGTTAGAGTGGATTGTTGATGAAATCTCAAACGTGTTAGCAAATGTTGATGTAAAGAAAATATTTTCAGAGTATTACCACAACAAAAAAGGAGAAGACCCAGTTTTTCATTTCTACGAGACTTTCTTAGCAGAGTATGATCCCGCAGAAAGAGAAAGAAGAGGCGTATATTACACTCCCAAGCCAATTGTCTCCTACATAGTTCGCTCACTTGATTTAATTCTAAAAGAAAAGTTTGGTTTGGCAGATGGTTTGGCAAACGGTAATGTAACAATTTTAGACCCTGCAGCTGGGACACTCACGTTTATAGCAGAAGCAATCAAGCAAGCGGTTAACGAGTTCACATCAAAATATGGAGAAGGAGGAAAAGAAGGATTCATCAAAGAACACATAATGAAGAATTTTTATGCTTTTGAATTAATGATTGCTCCTTATGCTATTGGACACGTAAAGATATCATTCCTGCTTGAGGAGTTAGGGCATAGAATACAGGATGAAGATGTGAGATTCTATCTAACCAATACCCTGGAATTAGAGGATATTGAGCAAACTTCGTTGCCTGGAATGGCATCGTTGGCTGAGGAAAGCAGAAAAGCAGGAGAAGTGAAGAAGAGAACTCCTATC
The genomic region above belongs to Candidatus Bathyarchaeota archaeon and contains:
- the cdhB gene encoding CO dehydrogenase/acetyl-CoA synthase complex subunit epsilon, whose translation is MGVKAEPWQRAEIAGPKKALIILKPEVVVAMVHRAKRPILVVGHLAAEDYSDDVKMIDYVIRMSKTAGIPVVATAHVTIEFIKRGFQPAAWMSAMDIGNRIKDPEWKGLDGMGPYDLAMFMGLPYYMEFVILAGLKHFCTNLKTISLDRFYNPHATWSFPNLMVKDWNESFETIISKLGSQ
- a CDS encoding P-loop NTPase translates to MKIAVSGKGGVGKTLIAGALACSFASKGLKTIAIDADPSPNLALTLGLPLKKARDLVPISENKELVESKTNTGVSGVYRLSFTVDDIVRDFSVQTPCDVNLIVMGTVRSMGSGCTCAANAVIRALLRHLVVERDEVVLLDMEAGVEHLGRGTAKHVDTMLIVTDSSIKSLETAKHIHRLAKEAGIKQVFLIGNKVASEPQKDAIKKFAENNSLNMLDFVPFDEQVIKAEMQGETPLKYEDSSAVRTIENLGARIIQIRR
- a CDS encoding FeoB-associated Cys-rich membrane protein, with the protein product MSFNDLSPSYVIGNVIGYILIAVAIFYVARWLYRKKKRG
- a CDS encoding site-specific integrase produces the protein MKKNGYADTTIRVNTTVLKVLWQRGADVLNPESVKETIAEQEWSNARRHNAIAAYTLFLKMHDQTWKPPICKVTRKLPFIPKGEEIDALIAGCGKKTATFLQILKETAMRKGEANRLEWSDIDFERQTITLNKPEKGGNPRIFKVSSKLLGMLNTLQRKDQKVFGPSAANKRSSFYLARKRLAKKLQNPRLLKISFHTLRHWKATMLYHDTKDILYVKEFLGHRNIETTLLYVQLTEAIFKETRDAFTVKVAKTSKEIQELLEVGFEYICEKEDLLYFKKRK
- a CDS encoding AAA family ATPase; translated protein: MKTIVSMGRGGSGKTTFVSLMTKYFIEIGEIPLLLVDVDPDQNLGEMVGIDLKEEGKKTISELLLETFKEKGGTTVGVPPSERIESTIWEKGLYEGDSFDLIAVGTKFMEGCYCLPDAALKKALERLTKTYRYVLVDSPAGLEHLNRRITSQVDVIFDIIDPSQKSFNHIERAYRVAKEVKIDFKNFYVIAGYRVPEKLEEEVKKRIKLKYLGKIAYDKDVEDYVFSGKPLLELSSSSLAYISVKKFMAEAGY
- the cdhA gene encoding CO dehydrogenase/acetyl-CoA synthase complex subunit epsilon — its product is MAKKDLFLKAKELKTDVTVLKDVELSIGKILDKTWTEPVGPTPLPSITDLREWDFKLLERYKPFYLPFCDVCCLCTFGKCDLTGDKRGACGLDMAAQQSRMVLLACCIGAATHIAHARHLVKHLTEKFGRNCPIDVGGINIEVEAPVTRLVTGIRPKTLKDVEGALDYCEEQLTHLLSATHTGQEGSNLDFESKVLHAGMVDQVGMEIADMAQISAYGLPKGDPEAALTEIGWGVADVSKPVILVIGHNMPSAVGIIDYLKDKGMYNAVEVVGICCTAIDMTRYSPSMAKIIGPISWQLRFIRSGLPDLIVVDEQCIRADTLIEAQKIKTPVIASSSKSCLGLENRTDSPAEGIISDLVERKVPGVLILDPEKVGEVAVETVTAIAPKRKKFNIIPKREEIIKAAQECTQCNECMRACPNNQPIPEAMKAAAKGDLNPLAEILENCVGCARCDSACPNDFPLHSFMIKAGEKSLIEEKFKIRVGRGAIQDVEIRQVGGPIVLGEIPGIVALVGCANYPRGGKEVAEIAEEFAKRRFIVVTSGCAAMSIAMVKDEEGKTLYEKYPGSFEAGGILNVGSCVSNPHIAGAAIKIASIFAKRKLRANYEEIADYVLNRVGAVGVAWGAMSQKAASIASGFWRLGVPVIVGPHGSKYRRMLLGRKDKKEDWYVYDARTGDKVYGGPAPEHLFTAVETKEEAMVLIAKLVMRPNDTTKGRAIKLTHYIDLHRRLYGVMPDDIHLFVRNKADIPITMKEEVLKVLEEKGWKETRIPDPTLLPRLIRKRKGE
- a CDS encoding tyrosine-type recombinase/integrase → MESLKMKRGSTGRKGYWASHQYSRRAVVDLNGKEFCGWGALAKMCEAAMDTSRYTWEQQFLCERDRALIAILFLTGARADEVVRLRKSMFTFDEAWIYGKMIPVVKSWRYVDSKKTRVEKQARGEKPRTKTLKKTREIVFPRREPLSEILIEWLDQVQDYLFPSKFHRHRKHLSPIRAYQIVCDLAERTGFDMWPHRLRSERASQLGSEYGYRTRDIMRFFAWESEKTARRYVHESIEDMKKRIPEISYNLSVKDWLLTT